GAGATATACAAATGGGTGTGACCTGGAGGACATATTCactgaaatgtcatttatttatcttaattaatttttttctcAGTGTTTTCTCGAAGATAATGAATACTACAGAAAATCGTCATATTCTAAGActattatattttctttgtcAGTAAGTAGCTACTTATGTTCTCGTGGGAGTTAAATCGTGTCTTGCATTATCTTTCAATTTTACCAGTGCATGTAGTGCATGAAATTCGGACTATCAATTCTTCAAATTGTGCCCAATATAAAAAGTCCTCGAAATCTTATGATGCCTATGGTCATGTTGCAATTGATGAGAACAACTCATCGTAAAAAGAACTCGTAACCCGGTGTAAACCCTAATGAGATCTGTTTTAGTTTTCATTGACCATGCCAGTGTAGTAACCGCAATATTTGCCCAGATAAAAactataattatgaaaaaaaaataacaataagaaaaaaataatgggtGGGTAACTTTACTATAAGCAAACTTTTATGAGAAGTGAAtttctgtttatatttatgGAGTCATTTTGGTAACAACTTCATCAATCGTGGTTATCATTTTAAATCGGCGATATAATTGATGAAAACTCACACAACCTAGCCATTTTGATGCAGGTGTTATCATTGCTGTTTTTCAAAGTTATCCACGATGATGTGtgtattaaacacaatttctgaacaatcggcccattgaaGTTTATGCACGACTCTCTTCTCAGAATAACAGACAGGCCTCCCAGCTGGACAGCACTGTTCCTATGATCAAAGCGAACGTTCAACTTCATTTCATAGCGGTAATATTCAGTGTTTAGAGTTTGGTCTTTCTGTTCAGAAATATATCGTATGTGTTAAAGAAAGCACActgttatgtttgaatatttattgaagATTTGAGCTATATTTTCACGGTCAACTTgcaaacaacatttacatttcattacaTGGTGTATACCATTTGCAAGGAACACTAATATTACTTTGGGTATTTACGTTCCTTAATAGCCTTTGAGCATGACGCCTGTGCTATGTAATTGCAATGGGAATTGTTCCTTCTGTCCCTCGCACTTAAGAATGCATTGACAGCGTCGGAATTCcaaacgtttttaaaaaaaaatcggccgTAAGTAGCGATTTACTCgtctatttttatataaactcGTTTTGAAGATGTTGACATGTATTGCATCCATAAATGAGAATCTAATTCAattcaaaactgaaaatattttaagtaaaaccaAGTAATGGATGCTTCATTCACGAACATTTTTTAGCATTAAGCGTATTCTTTATGTATGCTTTACCATTTGTAGAATTAGAAAGATTCAAGATTTGAACTGTTTGGCATACGTGCATATCTTTATAGATCTGTTCTGTATCTGACATTTTTACTTCGTAAAATGCAATTGAATTATTACTATGTAGTCtgactaaataaaataagaccTTTACTCGTTTTACGCTTAAGAGTTCTTGAAGAATTTTGGACCAATGTTAAATAGTTTTGGCTTTGAATAAATTTAGAAATTCATCGGAACGtctttataaaaatagttaatgatGGCGTCTTAAAACGTCAGCTATGTTTTATTCAGATTCGTGTTTGAGACTGTAAAGTTTTTAAAACGTGACATTTAGTGAACATTTACAGTAACGTTTTCTTGGGATTTGTAAGTTTCTTATCTTTAAGGAAACTATCAACTTCAAAAATTCTATTCAAGTTTCACTTTGGTCTTAAACTTCAGTCAACAACCGATATTTAACTTGCATTTCGTtctagtttacattttattttttacaacgactgtgaagaaagaaatattagcttatactaagtcactctagTTGGCACGTTGTTGCgagagagtgtggtcttgtgttgatAGGGAAATCGAAGATCACGAGGAAAACcaacttgtccgacttggtgtcCGCcaatcaaactcacatgcggcatcatcatcatcgttgtcGTCATCGTTATCGCCATCGTTGTCGTCATTGACGTCGTCATCGGAATCATCGACATTCTAAATTTCGAAATTCGAATGTCGAAGGAacagtttttatcaaatttcttcaaaatatatcgacaagattttttttaacgtAGATCGAATCAGCTACAAAAATTTATATCGTCAAAAACTCGATTTAAGTTGCTATTACCATATCGAACCCAAAATTCGCATAAAAAAGAATAGTAATTCAAACACTGTTCAAAGggtgttgatttattttaaactgtaatATTACTAATTCAAgtgttttttcattatttgatgTAGGTTTACTAGGTATCACTAATATGTATCGCTATGGCTACGAtttattcttttcttaaatGCTTTCTTCATGCTGTAAAGTTTTGAGCGGGGTTTATTATCAGCTATTGCCAGTTGATTAGAAGTATTCAAATTGTTCACAAAGTCACGCTTGATTTGACACATTATTTCATCCATAACTTCCAATACCCCTTGACTGGTCTCTGCAACGGATATTTCAAATTTAGGACAATCAAATTTCTGTCCAAAATCACACGATTCCTCATCATTGACTTCACGTGCAGAAATCAGGTCACTTTTGTTTCCCACCAAAGTCAAAGGACAGTCGCGACCTTTGACCTTTGTAATGATGTCCTTGACCTCTGATAAGTAAATCAAACTTGCGCGATCAGTGAGTGAGTAGATGAGAATGTAACCGTCACCCCATTTGGTGTGCTTTTCGATTGTTTCCGAGGTCAGctgaatataaatgtacaaCGGAAATAACgtgtttatattaacatttggtGAAGACTAATAGCTGCCTAAGCATATATCTCTTTGCGCTGATATTTGTGTTCTAGTAATTGTATCATATTGTatcatttatattgatattggtGTATAAATAATCCTCCTCATGTTGTCTCTTAGTTGTCACCAAAAGACGTTTTGGTCTTATTGGTAGATATTTGCTACATAACTTGTCACTTAAATCAGAAAGTGCATATTCGACTTTAGTCTGTTTGTTTGAATGAAGAAATATAATGTCGTTACAAAATGCCATATAGAAATGTATCCTACCCTTGCTCCGGTGTCAAGGATATCCAGGGTAATTTCATCTCTTGGCGTAGGAAGCTGACGTGTGTACACCATCTCTGAAagaaaaatttaaattatatttagttGTAGTAATTTAGAAGCAGTAGCAAtaatagtagcagtagtagtagcagaagcaATAATACACATATTGGTGATGGCGTTGAGTGACGGAAGTGGTATTGGTAACAATGGAAGCATTTTGCTACATTGGTTTTTaactaaaactaaaacaatatgtaactatgcaaaaagctgcagaaacaagctccgtagcaaaatgtttaaacataaacccggtttaatggcactgggtaaacgccaaagacatagaacataaaatcacaaacaagaaacatagaagaacagtacaaaactccacaaacagcacagtgcaacatactatatataaaaaaactaggtatgtttagcaagaattgttaggtaccgccttggaacggtcagtaaaatgtaaatttactgggggtttaaaccagtttgtgtgcacaaccacactcttatcccaacaatcccgaataaagtaaaaatgtaaatcgtaatctttttaaattatacattaaCGCCAACGACATagattacaaaaacaaacaataacaaaccaGACACAtggaacaacacaaaactccacaaaccaGTAAAGATCAGTAAAAACAACTGTACGCAGGCGCTGTTTTAGGGCGAAACAGATACTTAAACTTAaccaaatatttttacaaattttcacAGCTATAGGTAGAAACACAAGTTTATGCTGGGGAAAAGCTATTACAAGGTGGTTTTTGTAATCGTTTTGTGAGATGTTTCCTCTGTTATTTCCTCAATATTGTCAAATACAACTTAACTTTGTACTGTGTTATCAGAACACGCGTGATATTTGACAGAAATTATCTGATGATATGTGTTACATTTATAGTTCAGAAACGTTGTATCTTCGTTCGCAAagttttttgtaaagaaaaacaGTCACTGCTTTCTTTTCGACTTTGAAAAACAACGGAAAATGCATTGCATATAATACCATACTCAGATTCGTTGTAAATTGAATGCAAACGTACAATGTTTCGCataatttgatttgaaaatgaacttttagaaatattttggcTTATTGTATGGCCATGCATATAACGGAGACACGTCGTTTTTCATATTCCTTGAATGGAACATATCTCTGTTGAAATATGTAGTTTtgactcaaatatgttttaatattatagaAATGCGACTCCAATATTCGGattggaaaataaaacatgttatgcCGTGTTTCAAGATATCAATAGAATGATAGATGTGTCGTAAAAGTTTTGCTTTGAATAACATCATCATACAGTGTGCACTTTACTAAATGCACTGTCTAAATTATTGAAAGATTGCTGTTGAAAGTGAATTTCTATTTACAAAACTCATTTGATAAATAcctatgtaaaaaaatacagaaacaagctcaatagcaaaaagtttaaatataaacccgatttaatggcactgggtaaacgcaaatgacatagaacacaaaaacaaaaaatcacaaacaagaaacatggaagaacagcacaaaaatccacaaacagcacagtgcatacatacgtaatgtaaatggtaaattttatcaaagtgtgcattaacttgaggaaacttaataataaaacaaataataataaacttataggtaaccCCAAAGTACTTCATTggttagagatcccaactctatctgcagacggaggaatacaattcagagcagctaatgcaaaaacttttcagagatacgatgcagtcattgtttgaaactatgaccacagtctgccttatacaataaaaggtttaaaactgtgtgatcatagagtttcataatagaaagcatcattgtactaaaactgggaacaaataaagaaaacattattaaaaataaaggcGACTTATATAAGctaatcttttcttccaaatgataacctatgta
The DNA window shown above is from Mya arenaria isolate MELC-2E11 chromosome 6, ASM2691426v1 and carries:
- the LOC128238508 gene encoding ras-related and estrogen-regulated growth inhibitor-like isoform X1, with protein sequence MSQKRFTGARTVLLGASGVGKTAFAVRYITKRFIGDYDRDKEMVYTRQLPTPRDEITLDILDTGARLTSETIEKHTKWGDGYILIYSLTDRASLIYLSEVKDIITKVKGRDCPLTLVGNKSDLISAREVNDEESCDFGQKFDCPKFEISVAETSQGVLEVMDEIMCQIKRDFVNNLNTSNQLAIADNKPRSKLYSMKKAFKKRINRSHSDTY
- the LOC128238508 gene encoding ras-related and estrogen-regulated growth inhibitor-like isoform X2 — encoded protein: MVYTRQLPTPRDEITLDILDTGARLTSETIEKHTKWGDGYILIYSLTDRASLIYLSEVKDIITKVKGRDCPLTLVGNKSDLISAREVNDEESCDFGQKFDCPKFEISVAETSQGVLEVMDEIMCQIKRDFVNNLNTSNQLAIADNKPRSKLYSMKKAFKKRINRSHSDTY